From the Primulina tabacum isolate GXHZ01 chromosome 15, ASM2559414v2, whole genome shotgun sequence genome, one window contains:
- the LOC142527877 gene encoding uncharacterized protein LOC142527877: MASSSSPSPLFMVQKQNPQLNHLPADGNDLRKPKTEVTGFNSVSITSCIYHCCKRCAKKRRRRKYLPQEIFSKILLHLPAQVLHDAVRYVCRDWNLVIRSQNFIYDHLRDSNSGLIIQGCVSLRKTFVEMRQGCLEISKFDFGFVDLVTSSCNGLVLTTDVSNLHVLIVVNPVTKQRLSLPPFFGPLYFADFCGFAFVVPSMEYKVVTSYDRVFSANIQCAVLTIGVDPVWRHIDIQHLSLTTRKALGSLPLTTGAFVHWIDKAVVLTLNMETETIHQFSHPPEGLMYGKFLPMENNLTYVCKASDFLWEVWEMNLETGVWNKSFSFDLGIQVSRHKDFFGSQSNLVPYGWLVHRELLVFGAPICHQSTCMAYNVKRKEVTLFELDPSKEPYNIKAHVKSLIWLQ, translated from the exons ATGGCATCGTCATCGAGCCCTTCACCACTATTCATGGTGCAGAAACAGAATCCCCAGTTGAATCACTTGCCTGCTGATGGAAATGACTTACGGAAACCCAAGACTGAG GTGACTGGTTTCAACAGTGTCTCCATCACCTCTTGCATTTACCATTGTTGTAAGAGGTGTGCAAAGAAGAGACGAAGGAGAAAGTATCTTCCTCaagaaatattttccaaaattcTTTTACATCTTCCAGCTCAAGTTTTACATGATGCTGTGAGGTATGTTTGCCGAGACTGGAACCTCGTGATCCGttcccaaaattttatttacgATCACCTTCGGGATTCAAATAGTGGGCTGATAATTCAGGGTTGTGTTTCTCTTAGAAAAACTTTTGTGGAAATGCGACAAGGTTGTCTCGAGATATCTAAGTTTGATTTTGGGTTTGTTGATCTAGTAACTAGTAGCTGCAATGGTTTGGTGTTGACCACTGACGTCAGTAACCTGCATGTTCTCATTGTTGTTAATCCCGTGACAAAGCAGCGTCTCTCTCTTCCTCCatttttcgggccattatactTTGCAGATTTTTGTGGTTTTGCATTTGTTGTGCCTTCCATGGAGTATAAAGTGGTGACGTCTTATGATCGTGTCTTTAGTGCGAATATACAATGTGCAGTGCTAACTATTGGAGTTGATCCAGTTTGGAGGCATATTGATATCCAACACTTGTCTCTCACAACTAGAAAAGCTCTCGGGTCTCTCCCATTGACTACTGGAGCCTTTGTGCACTGGATTGACAAAGCTGTTGTTTTGACTTTGAATATGGAGACTGAAACCATTCACCAGTTTTCTCATCCTCCAGAAGGGTTGATGTACGGAAAATTTTTACCTATGGAAAATAACCTTACCTATGTTTGTAAGGCCAGTGATTTTTTGTGGGAGGTTTGGGAAATGAATCTGGAAACTGGAGTGTGGAACAAGTCGTTTAGCTTTGATTTGGGAATTCAGGTTTCCAGGCACAAGGACTTTTTTGGTTCGCAGAGTAATTTAGTTCCCTATGGTTGGTTAGTACATAGGGAGCTATTGGTTTTCGGTGCTCCAATTTGTCATCAGAGTACATGTATGGCTTACAATGTCAAGAGAAAAGAGGTTACTTTGTTCGAGTTGGATCCCAGTAAGGAACCGTACAATATTAAAGCTCATGTTAAGAGTCTTATTTGGTTGCAATGA